From the Papaver somniferum cultivar HN1 chromosome 2, ASM357369v1, whole genome shotgun sequence genome, the window CTTTGTTGGGAGGAAATTCGCACAACAATTTTCTCAGAGCACTACGCATATGCGAAGTTTAAAAGGATCATTGATAGACGAGTGGGAAGCACTAATAATATCAGACAAAGCTTGTGAAGCAAAGTCTACACCTCTAAAACTTTCTTATCAATTTAAATGGGATCCAAAGAAAAGGAAGTgaatgaggaagaagatggatcAGAAATAGAAAAAGAGGGAATAACATTACCCGCAGGAGCAGGAATGTCAGCTTTATCCTTCAAAACAGAAGTATCTGCGAAAGGGGGAATATTCACAAAAGTAGAAATGACTTGATTCATTCCTTGCGAGATTACAGGAACAGGAGTAGAGACTTCCTTCATTGTTTCATCAATTAGAGCATTCTCTTTGGGGAGAGAGAATTCTTTAAGAGGGGTAGTAGTGTTTGGAGGAGCAGAGGCAATCAAGCTTTGAACAAGAGGATTAGTACTGATGCGAGTTTGAGAATCGGCAGAGGGTGGAATATCGGTCTCCACGAAATCAAACTCAGGAACAGTGAGACCAGTATTAATTGTCGAGAGTTTACGAGTTTTTCTAATTTTAGCCCCTTTTCCACCATCAATTTCACGATCGGAATCCTGCGAAAACAAtgcagataagaaatagaggcaacaatattgttttatgAAAAACAAAATATTTCTTACTCCTTTCTTATGCGAAGGCTTCCTTTTATGAGATTCTTTGTTCTTCAGGATTGAAGAGGATTTAGGATTGGAAACTGTGATCTTGACATTACCAGAAGAAGAACTTTTTTTACAGTATGGGAATTGGGTTAACGGTAATATCAACAATCAtgattatcaaaagaaaaaaagagaagatgaaatcaatctcaacaaaataTACAAACCTTGGGTTAAGATCCATGGAAACAGTAgcacaacaacaaaatcaaaatctagaTTCTCTGAAAATAAAAGACGAAGGGATTTCGAGAGAATGGAGAAGAATAAGATTTTCAGAAGAAAAGACGAAgtaaaagaagaagtaaaagaagaaaataatatcTTTCCTCAGATTCAATTAATAAATAGACAAAAAACGATCGGTTAAAAACTACAGATGTGCCGGTGAAAAGAGAGTAATTGACACGTTGAGGTAAATCAGCCGAAATTATGGAAGTATATCGGGAGATAAGAATACGAAAAGATAAGAACCTAGACAAGAAACTTAAGATAGAGAAAGATTATTTGGAGAACAAGTTAGGGTTTTCGTACCAATTTGTATCCAATTTAAGATCTTAATGAATGATTTTATGATTCCTATTAAGATTACTTAAATTGTCGTGTGAATTACTtaatggatgtggttgtaggattttccgcaactacagATACTTTGCGGATACATTCATTTTACTATTTGTAATAGAAGGGTGATATCAAATCGGCAATTTGTGGGTAGAAACATTTATATTTACAGGTAAAAGACTAAAAAATTTCACCTGTTTTTGTTCCGGAAAGGCCCTTAATTATGTTTAATTTAAATGACACAAATTCTAATTACTAATTAGTAGATACAATTAAATATACATCTTTTGCCATATCATAAAATGAATAACAAATAGTGGAAGAATTCTTGAACTCTCTCATCCAAGTTcattgattttcttgagattttttGTACTACAACAATTCTAACCACCATTTGTATTTGTTTTTCATCTCAAAAAGAGTTGGCATATATTCAAAGATGAAAAATGTCTACTAAATAAGTTTACATTTTTCTTCTGCATGCAACTCCTTttatcttctctctctctctagttACATATATAACCGTGCATGAATGAttgtcatcatcataatcatctatGCTTTCAATCCAACCGTGTAAGGAATACCGGTTTCTTTCAACCAACGTGGTGCGGTGAGGAATGGTGCAACTGTGTATGAAAGAGCTTCAGCTCTGTCTTTAATGACATGGAAACCTTTCCAGTTTACTCTCTTGGAGGTGTCTGCTCCTGCACCAGTGTTTGCATACTCTCCATAGTACAAAGTGTCAAGTGCAAAAGTACCTTGCCATGGTGTGTAACCATCTGGATGAATGAAACCGTCAATTCTGTTTTCAAGGAAAATTGCCTTTGAGTATTCTTTCCATGGTCTACCCAAGAACGATTGGATTTTCGAACTCACGGGTAAGAGTTCTGGTTCAGCTATAATATCGCAGTTCTGGATAACAACACCGGTGGTTTCTCGTGCTTGAGACCTTCCATGAGCAGTGACTGCGTTAAACTGGTTGTCCATGGGTTTCCTTGCAATGATTTTCGAGTTTTGGATAACTGTTGCAGAGTCACCAAAAATGAAATCGACTGTTCCTGAGATGGTACAATCTCTGTAGAATTGACGATGGCTTTGTATGTACAAAGTGTCTTGGTATGCAGTGATGCTACAGTCGAAGAATGCACATCTGTCTGCGTTCACTCGTAGAGCCACGGCTTGATGACCTTCAGGACCAGCGGTGTTCTCGAATCCCATAGACTTAGCAACGAAATGCCTACCTTCAACAGCTGCATAAATACTAGacatattagcatatatatatacatataacaACGGTCAACGGATTGGGCAGAAGTACTACTCACCAAAAGTAGCAGACTTGTCAGTCTTGTAACCGTCTAGTGCGACGTTCTTTTTTCCTGTGACGACAGTTTTTGTTGGTCCATCTCCATACATGAAGACATTATGCTGTTCTTTGGTGACGGTGATATATTCGTCGTAGACACCAGCCTTAACATAGACTACATATTTTGCACTTCTAGGCTGGTTCTTTGGATATGCAGCAAGAGCTTCAGCAATTGTTTTAAACTGACCACTGCCATCTTTAGCCACAACCGCATTAGGTTTCAAGTTACCAAATCCTTGTGCTGCCAAAACCCTACGACTATCGTCAGAGAACCAGTAGGGATATCCATCTTTATCTGTCTCAGTAGATAAAAGCTTCCTTGAAGTACTGCTAGTAATGTTGAGATCAATTGGTATATTGAAGGTTTTGAGAATTCCAGCAATTTCATCAACGATAGCGAGAGCATTAACAGTAAGTTCGGTTGTGTTGAGAAGTCCTTTGTGCATTGTGTCCTTGAGCTCAGAATTGTCGTCTAGGTTATCAAGGCAGGATTCTTTGAGTGAAATCACAGCACTCAACCAATTCTTAAGCTCGGGTGTAAGATCGCTGATACTAGTTATTTGACTCTCACCAAGCGCTGTTATGGATTCTTCAATGTCGCTGATTGCGTAGTCTAGATATCCCTTGCAACTTTCAAGAGCAGCCTTCAAGGTTGCATTGTTGCTGTTCTTGGCATCATTTGCCAACGCGACAGATTGTTCAGCAGCCTTTTGAACCTCTCCTGCAATAACCTGGATTGCTCCCTTGATAAGCTCTTTTGGGTCGGTGGTTCCGTTATTAGCCAATGGAGTAAGACTTCTGACACAAGCATCTTTATAATCAGTAGGGCCGCAAAGTGTCTCGACGGCCTTCATTCCTGCTGAGACTTCATTTTTAACCTCTTCTTGATGACCGGTCGAGCGATGGCCAAAACCAATAACGCAACCGATGACAACACCCACGACCAGGATTAGAGATACACTCGCAGCAGCAACCTTGTTCATCATTTTGTCGGTTGATTAGAATCTCCCCGGACCCAGGGAAAAGGGACCTAAGCTATAAATTATCACGTCACCTTCCCAGTTATTCAAATTGTTTAGAGAAGGCGGCGAGACAATTCCAGAAAGAAGTTAAGAATTTGATTGTAGAAATCTAATTCCCTGTTTATTGCAGAGGATCATAGGAGGGAGGAGACTTGTATAGTTAGCTAGGATTTGTATGCGGATAACAATTTTTAGCCATGTTCCAAATTTAGGACATTATATGTATATTTAGACAGAAATGGTTGTCTTTGCTAACTAAATCAGTTTCTAAAGCCAGGATTAATTTTCTAAATAAATTGTGGTTTCTCCACCAACTCCTCATAAGTCTAGAACCAAAACTTACCAGAAAACCTTTAATTAGGTCTCTCTATCAACCAAATGATtctattactaaaaaaaaaaaaaaagatttaagtctttactaattttaaatggattttTAATTCATATCCTAGGACTCAACCTTTGAAAGTAGGATGGCATCTATGACTGCACCCGTAACTCTGATCGAGAGGCATAGAGGGTGAGGTTCGTGCATAAGGCTGTGTAATTTTGGTGTCCAAAGCCATTTTGTAAAAAAAATGTAATGCCATTTCTTTGGTTGTAACGCACGGATGTTGGCATCAAAATTTAAAAATGAGTAACACAAATGTTGGTGCATGTAGAACATATGAAGATAGTCATTGACATTTGTCCCAAACTCATCACCAATTTCGCCTTCTTCGATGATAAATCCTGCACTTTCTTTTCTCAAAGATGTTAATTTAATCTTGTTTAGCTGAAACTACACGGATTCCTGTAAATGTTGCCAAGGAAATAAAATCACTGTAAACAGTGGAACAAGTAAAAATGATTTTACGGATTCAGTCAAAACTAGACAGACCGAGATAATCCGAGCTTCAGTGTAGATGAGATCTACACAGCTCATTTGGAGGGGCTATGGGGAATAGGGGCATTTTTGGCTGGCTCCTACCAGTCGTTCCCACACTTGTACAGACCAAAAAAGAAAATGAGTGACATCAAGAAGTTGAAATGCTGAGCAAATGATTTGATTCTTAATGTTCATTACaattctaacctgttatatttaccAGAATCATGGATACATGCATCACGGTCAATGAATCTGGAACCGTGGTTAATATGCTAAAAGCCAAGTGCACTACCTAACTGGCAGGTTTTGTTTGTAGAAAAGATTCCTCAAACACAGTAGTAACTCCGGGATTTGGTTAGATTCAGGACTCACATCTACCAAACAAGTTATCAACTTAGGTATTCAAGCATCTAGTTTAAACATCCCCACCCGTACTCGACCTTTGATGCAGTAAATCTATGCCGCCACCACCACTTCCATACATCCATTGCAACAGCTTGGTCTTGAATTCAGAAATATTAAAGATAGAATAAGCTCTTTGAACTGCATATATGGCGCCTGTTGTAAAATGAGGACAAAAGCCTTTTAATCAAATACATACTTTGTAACATGTCATCCATCtaagataaaagaatgaatatgtCAAGGATCATTCCTGTCATACAGTGCAACACATGGATACTCGACAGCATTGAATgaagaacatgcaactacaaatgATTACCAAAAAGTCATCATGGATATCTACATGTTTGACAGGAAGTATGACCACATGTAAAGAGAAAACGGAGATCCCCAGTTAGGGGTCTCCTTCCTCACAAGGGGACCTCAACAGCCCTCTCTTGAGACCAAACTACTGTCTGGCCAGCCTCAACTAGAGTATTAAGTTGAAATTATCCCTCCAACTACTACATGCACTACAGGATCCTATTTACATGCGCTACAATGTCATAAAAAGGCCTAGAGGGCAGACAGAAACCCATCTAATCCGTTGGTTACTCGGATAGGAAAATAACGTTAAGAAcc encodes:
- the LOC113347031 gene encoding pectinesterase-like; this encodes MMNKVAAASVSLILVVGVVIGCVIGFGHRSTGHQEEVKNEVSAGMKAVETLCGPTDYKDACVRSLTPLANNGTTDPKELIKGAIQVIAGEVQKAAEQSVALANDAKNSNNATLKAALESCKGYLDYAISDIEESITALGESQITSISDLTPELKNWLSAVISLKESCLDNLDDNSELKDTMHKGLLNTTELTVNALAIVDEIAGILKTFNIPIDLNITSSTSRKLLSTETDKDGYPYWFSDDSRRVLAAQGFGNLKPNAVVAKDGSGQFKTIAEALAAYPKNQPRSAKYVVYVKAGVYDEYITVTKEQHNVFMYGDGPTKTVVTGKKNVALDGYKTDKSATFAVEGRHFVAKSMGFENTAGPEGHQAVALRVNADRCAFFDCSITAYQDTLYIQSHRQFYRDCTISGTVDFIFGDSATVIQNSKIIARKPMDNQFNAVTAHGRSQARETTGVVIQNCDIIAEPELLPVSSKIQSFLGRPWKEYSKAIFLENRIDGFIHPDGYTPWQGTFALDTLYYGEYANTGAGADTSKRVNWKGFHVIKDRAEALSYTVAPFLTAPRWLKETGIPYTVGLKA